In Micromonospora sp. NBC_01813, the following are encoded in one genomic region:
- a CDS encoding YajQ family cyclic di-GMP-binding protein gives MAANPSFDIVSKVDRQEIDNALRQTEKELSTRFDFRGTGAEIAWAGEEGVALQAETEERVKASLEVFKEKLVKRNISLKSLDAGDPRASGKIYKIDCKVIQGIESDKAKAISKKIRDEGPKGVQAQIQGDQLRVTGKKRDDLQAVIALLKQEDFGIALQFINYR, from the coding sequence ATGGCAGCCAACCCGTCGTTCGACATCGTGAGCAAGGTCGACCGGCAGGAGATCGACAACGCCCTCCGGCAGACCGAGAAGGAGCTCTCCACCCGCTTCGACTTCCGCGGCACCGGCGCTGAGATCGCCTGGGCCGGCGAGGAGGGGGTCGCGCTGCAGGCGGAGACCGAGGAGCGGGTCAAGGCCAGCCTGGAGGTCTTCAAGGAGAAGCTGGTCAAGCGGAACATCTCGCTGAAGTCGCTGGACGCCGGCGACCCGCGCGCGTCGGGCAAGATCTACAAGATCGACTGCAAGGTCATCCAGGGCATCGAGTCGGACAAGGCCAAGGCGATCAGCAAGAAGATCCGCGACGAGGGTCCCAAGGGGGTCCAGGCGCAGATCCAGGGCGACCAGCTCCGGGTGACCGGTAAGAAGCGCGACGATCTGCAGGCCGTGATCGCCCTGCTCAAGCAGGAGGACTTCGGCATCGCCCTGCAGTTCATCAACTATCGCTGA
- a CDS encoding tyrosine-type recombinase/integrase — protein MIPPQQVELLCVHLRRYGTARDGRLFHGLHGGPLSESVYDRWWKLARQKALTEEQVASPLVRRPYDLRHAAASLWLNAGVPPTEVARRLGHGVAVLLRVYANCVDGGDDGMNDKIGGALG, from the coding sequence TTGATTCCTCCGCAACAGGTCGAACTGCTCTGCGTTCACCTGCGCCGGTACGGCACAGCGCGCGATGGTCGGCTCTTCCACGGTTTGCACGGCGGGCCGCTGTCTGAGTCGGTGTACGACCGGTGGTGGAAGCTCGCCCGTCAGAAGGCGCTGACGGAGGAACAGGTCGCGTCGCCGCTGGTCCGTCGCCCGTATGACCTTCGTCACGCGGCGGCGTCCCTGTGGCTGAACGCCGGGGTACCGCCGACCGAGGTCGCCCGACGTCTCGGCCACGGGGTCGCGGTCCTGCTCCGGGTGTACGCCAACTGCGTCGACGGTGGGGACGACGGCATGAACGACAAGATCGGCGGCGCGCTCGGATGA